Proteins encoded together in one Onychomys torridus chromosome 1, mOncTor1.1, whole genome shotgun sequence window:
- the Ttyh1 gene encoding protein tweety homolog 1 isoform X2, whose amino-acid sequence MGAPPGYRPSAWVHLLHQLPRADFQLRPVPSGFAPRDQEYQQALLLVAALAGLGLGLSLIFIAVYLIRFCCCRPPEPPGAKSPPPGGGCVTWSCIAALLVGCAGIGIGFYGNSETSDGVSQLSSALLHANHTLSTIDDLVLETVERLGEAVRTELTTLEEVLSERVELVAATRGARRQAEAAAQHLQGLAFWQGVSLSPVQVAEDVTFVEEYRWLAYVLLLLLVLLVCLFTLLGLAKQSKWLVVVMTAMSLLVLVLSWGSMGLEAATAVGLSDFCSNPDTYVLNLTQEETGLSSDILNYYFLCNQAVSNPFQQRLTLSQRALASIHSQLQGLEREAVPQFPAAQKPLLSLEETLNVTEGSFHQLVALLHCRSLHKDYGSALRGLCEDALEGLLFLMLFSLLSAGALATTLCSLPRAWALFPPSDDYDDADDDDPFNPQESKRFVQWQDRTVQRESRIFVWSAARVM is encoded by the exons ATGGGGGCACCCCCGGGCTACCGACCCTCTGCCTGGGTGCATCTCCTCCACCAGCTGCCCCGCGCCGACTTCCAGCTCCGACCGGTGCCCAGCGGTTTTGCGCCCCGCGACCAAGAGTACCAGCAG GCCCTGCTGCTGGTGGCAGCCTTGGCTGGGCTGGGATTGGGCCTGAGCCTCATCTTCATCGCCGTCTACCTCATCCGCTTCTGCTGCTGCAGGCCCCCGGAGCCCCCTGGGGCCAAGAGTCCCCCACCGGGAGGAGGCTGTGTTACCTGGAGCTGCATCGCTGCCCTTCTCGTGGGCTG tGCGGGCATTGGCATTGGTTTCTATGGCAACAGCGAGACCAGCGATGGGGTGTCCCAGCTCAGCTCAGCACTGCTGCACGCTAACCACACACTCAGCACCATTGATGACTTG GTGCTGGAAACAGTGGAGAGGCTGGGTGAGGCAGTAAGGACGGAGCTGACCACCCTGGAGGAAGTACTGTCAGAACGCGTGGAGCTGGTGGCCGCCACTCGGGGAGCCCGGAGGCAGGCTGAGGCTGCGGCTCAGCACCTGCAAGGGCTGGCCTTCTGGCAAGGAGTGTCCCTCAGCCCAGTGCAGGTGGCTGAAGATGTGACTTTTGTGGAGGAGTACAG GTGGCTGGCCTACGTCCTCCTGCTGCTCTTGGTGCTTCTGGTTTGTCTCTTCACCCTCCTGGGCCTGGCGAAGCAGAGCAAGTGGCTGGTGGTTGT GATGACCGCCATGAGTCTCCTGGTGCTTGTCCTGAGCTGGGGTTCTATGGGCCTAGAGGCTGCCACAGCTGTG GGCCTCAGTGACTTCTGCTCCAACCCAGACACCTATGTGCTGAACCTGACCCAGGAGGAGACAGGGCTCAGCTCAG ACATCCTCAACTATTATTTCCTGTGCAACCAGGCGGTCTCCAACCCCTTCCAACAG AGGCTGACTCTGTCCCAGCGAGCTCTAGCCAGCATCCACTCCCAGCTGCAGGGCCTGGAGCGGGAAGCTGTCCCTCAGTTTCCTGCAGCACAG AAGCCCTTGTTATCCTTGGAGGAGACGCTGAATGTGACGGAGGGAAGCTTCcaccagttggtggcgctgttgcACTGCCGCAGTCTGCACAAG GACTATGGCTCGGCACTCCGAGGTCTGTGTGAAGATGCCCTGGAGGGCCTGCTGTTCCTGATGCTCTTCTCCCTCCTGTCTGCGGGGGCCCTGGCCACCACCCTTTGCAGCCTGCCCCGTGCCTGGGCCCTCTTCCCGCCCAG TGACGACTACGATGACGCGGATGATGACGATCCTTTCAACCCTCAG GAATCCAAGCGCTTTGTGCAGTGGCA GGACAGAACTGTTCAAAGGGAAAGTAGAATATTTGTATGGAGTGCGGCCAGGGTGATGTAG
- the Ttyh1 gene encoding protein tweety homolog 1 isoform X1, whose amino-acid sequence MGAPPGYRPSAWVHLLHQLPRADFQLRPVPSGFAPRDQEYQQALLLVAALAGLGLGLSLIFIAVYLIRFCCCRPPEPPGAKSPPPGGGCVTWSCIAALLVGCAGIGIGFYGNSETSDGVSQLSSALLHANHTLSTIDDLVLETVERLGEAVRTELTTLEEVLSERVELVAATRGARRQAEAAAQHLQGLAFWQGVSLSPVQVAEDVTFVEEYRWLAYVLLLLLVLLVCLFTLLGLAKQSKWLVVVMTAMSLLVLVLSWGSMGLEAATAVGLSDFCSNPDTYVLNLTQEETGLSSDILNYYFLCNQAVSNPFQQRLTLSQRALASIHSQLQGLEREAVPQFPAAQKPLLSLEETLNVTEGSFHQLVALLHCRSLHKDYGSALRGLCEDALEGLLFLMLFSLLSAGALATTLCSLPRAWALFPPSDDYDDADDDDPFNPQESKRFVQWQSSI is encoded by the exons ATGGGGGCACCCCCGGGCTACCGACCCTCTGCCTGGGTGCATCTCCTCCACCAGCTGCCCCGCGCCGACTTCCAGCTCCGACCGGTGCCCAGCGGTTTTGCGCCCCGCGACCAAGAGTACCAGCAG GCCCTGCTGCTGGTGGCAGCCTTGGCTGGGCTGGGATTGGGCCTGAGCCTCATCTTCATCGCCGTCTACCTCATCCGCTTCTGCTGCTGCAGGCCCCCGGAGCCCCCTGGGGCCAAGAGTCCCCCACCGGGAGGAGGCTGTGTTACCTGGAGCTGCATCGCTGCCCTTCTCGTGGGCTG tGCGGGCATTGGCATTGGTTTCTATGGCAACAGCGAGACCAGCGATGGGGTGTCCCAGCTCAGCTCAGCACTGCTGCACGCTAACCACACACTCAGCACCATTGATGACTTG GTGCTGGAAACAGTGGAGAGGCTGGGTGAGGCAGTAAGGACGGAGCTGACCACCCTGGAGGAAGTACTGTCAGAACGCGTGGAGCTGGTGGCCGCCACTCGGGGAGCCCGGAGGCAGGCTGAGGCTGCGGCTCAGCACCTGCAAGGGCTGGCCTTCTGGCAAGGAGTGTCCCTCAGCCCAGTGCAGGTGGCTGAAGATGTGACTTTTGTGGAGGAGTACAG GTGGCTGGCCTACGTCCTCCTGCTGCTCTTGGTGCTTCTGGTTTGTCTCTTCACCCTCCTGGGCCTGGCGAAGCAGAGCAAGTGGCTGGTGGTTGT GATGACCGCCATGAGTCTCCTGGTGCTTGTCCTGAGCTGGGGTTCTATGGGCCTAGAGGCTGCCACAGCTGTG GGCCTCAGTGACTTCTGCTCCAACCCAGACACCTATGTGCTGAACCTGACCCAGGAGGAGACAGGGCTCAGCTCAG ACATCCTCAACTATTATTTCCTGTGCAACCAGGCGGTCTCCAACCCCTTCCAACAG AGGCTGACTCTGTCCCAGCGAGCTCTAGCCAGCATCCACTCCCAGCTGCAGGGCCTGGAGCGGGAAGCTGTCCCTCAGTTTCCTGCAGCACAG AAGCCCTTGTTATCCTTGGAGGAGACGCTGAATGTGACGGAGGGAAGCTTCcaccagttggtggcgctgttgcACTGCCGCAGTCTGCACAAG GACTATGGCTCGGCACTCCGAGGTCTGTGTGAAGATGCCCTGGAGGGCCTGCTGTTCCTGATGCTCTTCTCCCTCCTGTCTGCGGGGGCCCTGGCCACCACCCTTTGCAGCCTGCCCCGTGCCTGGGCCCTCTTCCCGCCCAG TGACGACTACGATGACGCGGATGATGACGATCCTTTCAACCCTCAG GAATCCAAGCGCTTTGTGCAGTGGCAGTCTTCCATTTGA